Proteins encoded together in one Apus apus isolate bApuApu2 chromosome Z, bApuApu2.pri.cur, whole genome shotgun sequence window:
- the DIMT1 gene encoding probable dimethyladenosine transferase isoform X1 produces the protein MPKVRAGKRPRLERREGRASGILFNTGAGQHILKNPLVVNSIIEKAALRRTDVILEVGPGTGNLTVKMLEKVKKVIACEIDPRLVGELQKRVQGTCLANKLEIKVGDILKTDLPFFDACVANLPYQISSPFVFKLLLHRPFFRCAILMFQREFALRLVAKPGTKLYCRLSINTQLLARVDHLMKVGKNNFRPPPKVESSVVRIEPKNPPPPINFQEWDGLVRIAFVRKNKTLSAAFKSSAVEQLLDHNYRIHCSLHNTEIPENFKIAEKIQTILKNTGYSEKRARSMDIDDFIRLLHGFNSEGIHFS, from the exons ATGCCCAAGGTGCGGGCCGGGAAGCGGCCGCGGCTGGAGCGCCGGGAAGGCCGCGCCAGCG GCATCCTCTTCAACACCGGCGCCGGGCAGCACATCCTGAAGAATCCTCTCGTGGTCAACAGCATCATCGAGAAg GCTGCCCTGCGACGTACAGATGTCATTCTGGAAGTGGGCCCCGGAACCGGTAACCTGACAGTAAAGATGTTGGAGAAAGTCAAAAAA GTGATTGCTTGTGAAATTGACCCCAGACTTGTTGGTGAACTTCAGAAGAGAGTCCAGGGCAC GTGTCTGGCAAACAAACTTGAAATCAAGGTTGGAGATATCCTGAAAACAGACTTGCCATTCTTTGATGCATGTGTGGCTAACTTGCCTTACCAG ATTTCTTCaccttttgttttcaagttGTTGCTTCATAGACCTTTTTTCAG GTGTGCAATACTTATGTTTCAAAGGGAATTTGCACTTCGTTTGGTTGCAAAACCAGGAACTAAACTATACTGCAGGCTCTCTATTAATACTCAGTTGTTAGCTCGAGTGGACCACCTCATGAAG GTTGGAAAGAACAACTTCAGGCCCCCTCCCAAAGTTGAATCCAGTGTTGTCAGAATAGAGCCAAAGAACCCACCGCCACCTATCAACTTCCAG gagtgGGATGGTCTGGTGAGGATAGCCTTTGTTAGGAAAAACAAGACCCTCTCTGCAGCATTTAA GTCAAGTGCTGTAGAGCAGTTGCTGGATCATAATTACCGAATTCATTGTTCCTTACATAATACA GAGATTCCTGAAAACTTCAAAAttgcagagaaaatacagaCGATCCTAAAAAATACAGGTTATTCTGAAAAACGAGCCCGTTCAATGGATATAGATGATTTCATtag ATTGCTGCATGGCTTCAATTCAGAAGGCATCCATTTCTCATAG
- the DIMT1 gene encoding probable dimethyladenosine transferase isoform X2 yields the protein MLEKVKKVIACEIDPRLVGELQKRVQGTCLANKLEIKVGDILKTDLPFFDACVANLPYQISSPFVFKLLLHRPFFRCAILMFQREFALRLVAKPGTKLYCRLSINTQLLARVDHLMKVGKNNFRPPPKVESSVVRIEPKNPPPPINFQEWDGLVRIAFVRKNKTLSAAFKSSAVEQLLDHNYRIHCSLHNTEIPENFKIAEKIQTILKNTGYSEKRARSMDIDDFIRLLHGFNSEGIHFS from the exons ATGTTGGAGAAAGTCAAAAAA GTGATTGCTTGTGAAATTGACCCCAGACTTGTTGGTGAACTTCAGAAGAGAGTCCAGGGCAC GTGTCTGGCAAACAAACTTGAAATCAAGGTTGGAGATATCCTGAAAACAGACTTGCCATTCTTTGATGCATGTGTGGCTAACTTGCCTTACCAG ATTTCTTCaccttttgttttcaagttGTTGCTTCATAGACCTTTTTTCAG GTGTGCAATACTTATGTTTCAAAGGGAATTTGCACTTCGTTTGGTTGCAAAACCAGGAACTAAACTATACTGCAGGCTCTCTATTAATACTCAGTTGTTAGCTCGAGTGGACCACCTCATGAAG GTTGGAAAGAACAACTTCAGGCCCCCTCCCAAAGTTGAATCCAGTGTTGTCAGAATAGAGCCAAAGAACCCACCGCCACCTATCAACTTCCAG gagtgGGATGGTCTGGTGAGGATAGCCTTTGTTAGGAAAAACAAGACCCTCTCTGCAGCATTTAA GTCAAGTGCTGTAGAGCAGTTGCTGGATCATAATTACCGAATTCATTGTTCCTTACATAATACA GAGATTCCTGAAAACTTCAAAAttgcagagaaaatacagaCGATCCTAAAAAATACAGGTTATTCTGAAAAACGAGCCCGTTCAATGGATATAGATGATTTCATtag ATTGCTGCATGGCTTCAATTCAGAAGGCATCCATTTCTCATAG